TCCTCCGCCAGCACCTCCACTGGGTTCAGAACAGCGTCTTCGAGGGGGAGGTAACCAGGGCCGAGTTCGAGCGGATAAAGTCCACCCTGCGGGAGATAATCGATGAGGACGAGGACTCCGTTGTCATCTACAGGCTCCGTTCCCGGCCGATGAGGGAGACCCTCGGGATCGAGAAGAACCCGCTTGAGGATATAATTTAAATCAACCCGCGCACTAGCTGGTTCCATGGAGAAGGTACTCCTGGTCTCTCTGGCGCTCTTCGCAGGGTTCATTGGCTCGCTCATGAGCGGCGGCAGCATAGTAATCTTCTTCATCCTGACCTCCCTTGACCTCCCGATCAAAGTGGCCATCGGGACTTTGAAGATGGTGATAGCGGGGCTGACGCTGGTTTCTTCAATAGGCTACCTGCGGGCCGGAGTCCTTGACCCAAGGCTCGCATCGTTTTTGACGCTCTCGGCGGTTCTCGGCGCCTACCTCGGGAGCCTTCTGGTTCTCGGCGTTCCCGAATGGGGAGCCAGACTCCTCGTGGCCGTTTTTCTCGTAATCGGTACCTATTTCACACTGAGGGGGGAGGAGAAAAGGGAACCCGCTCTGGGGGGACGCCTCTGGCAGTTTTTAATCGGCATCGCCCTCGGCTTTTACATCGGGGTTCTGGGGCATGCCTCGACCCTCGTCGCGATATCCACACTGGGCCTCTTCTTCAGGCTGGACATCCTCAGGGCCAACGCAACTGCGAAGCTGCTGATCTTCGTCACGAACTTGGTCGCGTTTTTGAGCTACGCATCACATGGGACCGTGGATTACTCGCTCGGGGCGCTTCTCCTCGTCCCCGTGGCCATCGGCTCGTGGCTGGGCGCCAGGACGGCCGTTGGACTCAGTCCGCGGGCCTTAAGAGCGGTCTTTCTTGTGCTCGTCGTGATCACTCTGCTCAACGTCCTGACCTGGTGACGTTGTAAAGATGGATCGGGCTACTCAAGCTCCAGCAGCCATTCCCTGTCTATGGCGGCGCATATGGGCCTGAAGGGGCAGGACCTGCACACCCACCTCTTGTTCCCCACGGTCGATATCCACTTCGGGAACTTCCCCTGCTCCAGCTCTTCCACCGCCTCAATGACCCTCTCGGCCCTTTTGATGAACCTGCGGAAGAGCCTCTCATCAAAGGGCACCTCGAAGACCCTGAACTCAAGACCGTTCCTGTCGAAGATGTAGATGTACCCCTTTTCTTTCCCGAGGATGCCCATGTAGGCGTTTATCTGCTCGATCCACTCCTTGGATGGTTCGGCGTGCTCCAGGTCGCGGTTCTTCGCGGGTTTCCCGGAGTCCTCGGCCGAATTTTTGTTCTCGAACCCCTTGAACTTGAACTCAAGGACGTAGTCCCCCTTTACAGCGTCGGCCTTCCCCACGAGCTTCCAGCCGTCCCTGAGCTCGTACTCAACTGGAACCTCAAAGTCCGCTCCCTTCACGACCTCCCCGAGCCAGCCGTGGAGCGCCGAGCCTATCCTTGCCTCCCAGCTCTTCGAGGGGTTGTACGTGTTGAGGTATATTGAGAGCGCCGTCTTCCTGAGGCAGTGGCTCAGCGAGGTCACCCATATCCTCCGCTCCACTGGAGGGTTGCCGGACACGGCACGGCGGATTCTGTCGTTGAACTCCTCTATCTCGGGTGGATGCTCCATTTAGACCACCTCAATCATCCCAAAACCATGCGGATTCCTCATTCCGATTCCGAGGTCATAAGCAACATGGAGAAGCCCCTCCTCGCCCCACATTTTGAAATTAAACTCCCAGGCGCGGGCGTAGATTGGTTTTCCTGTTTTCTCGTCCATCTTCATGAAAAACTTCTTGCTCTTTGGCCTATTGGTCAGCACCTTGATCCTGAAGTCCCCCTCGTAGGGTTCCCCATAGACCATCAGGTACTTGGACTTCAGATTTTCAAACACGAGGCTCTTCCACACTTCTGGCTCGTTCTCAAAAGGGCTGTTTGGCTGGCCAACAGGCGAGAGGTCCCACTGTTTGAAGCCGTTGGGCGGGCTGTTGTGGTAGACACTGACGGGTGAGAGGGTTTTAAAGCGCCTCCCAGAGAGACGTTCGGGGGTTTTCCGCAGCTCGACCTCATAGTTCAGGAGCCTCTGACACCCCACATGGAGTCTTCCTATTCCGTACCCAAGACCCCTAATGAGGGATTCAAGGATGACGTTTTCGGTGGAACCTACATAAAGCTCAACCGTTCCTGACTCGACAAGGAGGCCCTCTTCAAGCCTTTTTGTGCTCCCCGCAGGCATGAATTTCGAGGCGACTAATTTGATGTCCCTCTTGTTGTTGTGAATCCTGCTGGCAACTTCCTCATCGGCGAGCTCAATGGCTCGGAGGAGGAAGGAGTAGAGGTAGCGGGGGTAGTTGTAGGGGATAACGAACGGAGGCTCGAAGTGGAGGGTGAGGTTAAGTCTCATTGATGATCTCCCCCAAAGTGGTGATAATCTCCTGGCTGGGGATTACCCCCTTCTTCCATCCGAGGTTAATGGCCGTGTAGAATCCCTCCGGCCTTTCGTTCATTATAGCGTCAATCATGGCCAAAGCTCCCTCAGTGGTTTCCCTAAGCAGACCTTCGATGAACCTCACTGTGTGGTAGAAATCTCTTCTTTTCAGCTCATAGAGAAAGTCCATGAGCCTTCCAATTTCCTCCTCACCAAAGGAGCGCACCGCCTGGTTGTTCCCGGACTTTTCGAGAGTGTAAGAGCGGATCATGAACTCCCTCTTGGTAAAAGCCTCCAGCGCTCCGATACTCTCGCTGTGGAGAAGGTGATAGAGGAGTGCAAGCCTGCGGTTGGTAAGAAAGTCCAGGCTATTCTCGTAGTAGTGCGGAAGGGCCATCTTGAGGTCTTTAAGGGAAAGCAGTGATATCATGTCAACTTCCTCAGCCGGTGCTATCTGGTATATGTGGACCCACGTGGTGTCGCCTTTTGTGTACTTTACGTATGGTGTGTAATAGTGGAATCCCACCCAGGCTAGGGCATAGTTGAGCAGATCAACCTTTATGGGGTTCCCTCCTTGTGCCCCGAAGTGCTTCGGCATATACTTGCCCGCCGATGGCATGAGTGTTATAGGCATGGTTACAGTATCATGTGGGAGTTTTCCCGCTTCAAGGCGTTCTTTTGCCTTTTTCAGGTTTCTGGGTATGCTGTCCCAGTACACATTGTTGATGTTGGCTCCTGCACTGAAGTCTGCATCACTAACCAGCTTGCCGCCTTCTCTTGGAGAGTGTCTTGCCAGCGCCACATGGAGTGCCAGCATCTCCTCAAGGGCGTCTGTGAGTCCACGTCGAAATTCTTCCTCTGGGATGTCCGTTTGAAGTGAGTACGAAATACCCTTGGGTGTTAGGGTGATCTCCTTTGCTCCTCCTCTCACAAGGGACTCCACGTAACCGTAGGCGACGTAGAGGTCGAAGATCGGGTCAATACCCGGTGTTTTAAATGTTTCAGATTCCTTAAACTCCTGAACCACACCCACACCCCCTCACAGCATCATCTCGACTCCAAGGACCTCGGCGAACTTTGGGGCTTCGCCCTCTCTTTCCTCGGCCCCCTTGTAGTCACAGAGAACCAGCGGAATGAGCAGTGCTCCGACCACCATTCTCAACTTGTCAGAGTCGGGTCTGTGTCTGGCGAGCACGCTAAGCCTGATGACTTCCCCAAGAACGTCTTCCCGGGTGGGGGATGGGACCTCTGGAATCATTCCAAGCTTCTCTTTCATCATGCTCTTTATGAAGGGCTCTGTATCCTCCACAACTCCGTTGAAGTTGCGGAGCTTGTCGAGGACAACCTCGGGGGAGAGCTCCTCCCTGTCAAGGGAGCGTATCTGCCCCATTAAAATTGGCTCATGGTGCATCATGACCACAAGGGCCCCAATGAAAGCCACTTCTTCATTGAATATCTCTTTCAGAATCCCGTGTGC
This window of the Thermococcus siculi genome carries:
- the cas2 gene encoding CRISPR-associated endonuclease Cas2, yielding MYVVIVYDVSVERVNKVKKFLRQHLHWVQNSVFEGEVTRAEFERIKSTLREIIDEDEDSVVIYRLRSRPMRETLGIEKNPLEDII
- a CDS encoding sulfite exporter TauE/SafE family protein, yielding MEKVLLVSLALFAGFIGSLMSGGSIVIFFILTSLDLPIKVAIGTLKMVIAGLTLVSSIGYLRAGVLDPRLASFLTLSAVLGAYLGSLLVLGVPEWGARLLVAVFLVIGTYFTLRGEEKREPALGGRLWQFLIGIALGFYIGVLGHASTLVAISTLGLFFRLDILRANATAKLLIFVTNLVAFLSYASHGTVDYSLGALLLVPVAIGSWLGARTAVGLSPRALRAVFLVLVVITLLNVLTW
- a CDS encoding CRISPR-associated protein Cas4, producing the protein MEHPPEIEEFNDRIRRAVSGNPPVERRIWVTSLSHCLRKTALSIYLNTYNPSKSWEARIGSALHGWLGEVVKGADFEVPVEYELRDGWKLVGKADAVKGDYVLEFKFKGFENKNSAEDSGKPAKNRDLEHAEPSKEWIEQINAYMGILGKEKGYIYIFDRNGLEFRVFEVPFDERLFRRFIKRAERVIEAVEELEQGKFPKWISTVGNKRWVCRSCPFRPICAAIDREWLLELE
- the cas6 gene encoding CRISPR-associated endoribonuclease Cas6, which codes for MRLNLTLHFEPPFVIPYNYPRYLYSFLLRAIELADEEVASRIHNNKRDIKLVASKFMPAGSTKRLEEGLLVESGTVELYVGSTENVILESLIRGLGYGIGRLHVGCQRLLNYEVELRKTPERLSGRRFKTLSPVSVYHNSPPNGFKQWDLSPVGQPNSPFENEPEVWKSLVFENLKSKYLMVYGEPYEGDFRIKVLTNRPKSKKFFMKMDEKTGKPIYARAWEFNFKMWGEEGLLHVAYDLGIGMRNPHGFGMIEVV
- the cas8a2 gene encoding type I-A CRISPR-associated protein Cas8a2/Csa4, with the protein product MVQEFKESETFKTPGIDPIFDLYVAYGYVESLVRGGAKEITLTPKGISYSLQTDIPEEEFRRGLTDALEEMLALHVALARHSPREGGKLVSDADFSAGANINNVYWDSIPRNLKKAKERLEAGKLPHDTVTMPITLMPSAGKYMPKHFGAQGGNPIKVDLLNYALAWVGFHYYTPYVKYTKGDTTWVHIYQIAPAEEVDMISLLSLKDLKMALPHYYENSLDFLTNRRLALLYHLLHSESIGALEAFTKREFMIRSYTLEKSGNNQAVRSFGEEEIGRLMDFLYELKRRDFYHTVRFIEGLLRETTEGALAMIDAIMNERPEGFYTAINLGWKKGVIPSQEIITTLGEIINET
- a CDS encoding CRISPR-associated endonuclease Cas3'', translated to MSCEAFRGQTLRQHVDAMLSAWESVKSKYIPSIIRAMRAVGIEFTEEDANRFMKAIIILHDTGKCSDVYQRHLKTGESLKGFRHELVSAYYAHGILKEIFNEEVAFIGALVVMMHHEPILMGQIRSLDREELSPEVVLDKLRNFNGVVEDTEPFIKSMMKEKLGMIPEVPSPTREDVLGEVIRLSVLARHRPDSDKLRMVVGALLIPLVLCDYKGAEEREGEAPKFAEVLGVEMML